The sequence CTCGACCGCCGCCCTGGAGGGAACAAACACCAAAATCAAACTCATGCAGAGGCAAGCCTATGGCTTCCGTGACCCCGAGTTCTTCAAGCTAAAGATCTATGCCCTGCACGAGGCCAACTACGCTTCAGCCGGATGAG is a genomic window of bacterium containing:
- a CDS encoding transposase, with product STAALEGTNTKIKLMQRQAYGFRDPEFFKLKIYALHEANYASAG